Proteins co-encoded in one Desulfovibrio sp. JC022 genomic window:
- a CDS encoding SDR family NAD(P)-dependent oxidoreductase, translating to MQKTILITGSTDGIGLETAKMLIAEGHKVLVHGRNKTKLERVAGELSRFGGAGSVESYVSDLSIMAEVVRLAAEVAEKHDSLDVLINNAGVYRVSATASPDTLDVRFAVNTIAPYLLTKKLLPLLGGSGRVVNLSSAAQAPLNPQDLNGVSAHNDGMAYAQSKLALTMWSAAMADSLGADGPVVVAVNPASMLGSKMVKEAYGVDGADLRIGADILRRAALSDEFAAASGKYFDNDSGRFSSPHPDASNPQKCAEVVSVIENVLARFSN from the coding sequence ATGCAGAAAACAATCCTCATAACCGGATCAACTGACGGCATCGGTCTTGAAACCGCGAAGATGCTTATTGCCGAGGGGCATAAGGTGTTGGTTCATGGGCGTAATAAAACAAAACTTGAGAGAGTTGCCGGTGAATTGTCCAGATTTGGAGGCGCAGGCAGTGTTGAAAGCTATGTTTCCGATCTTTCTATCATGGCTGAAGTGGTAAGGCTTGCAGCTGAAGTCGCGGAAAAGCATGATTCTCTAGATGTGCTGATTAACAACGCCGGGGTGTACCGGGTCTCTGCAACCGCATCACCGGACACTCTTGATGTGCGTTTCGCAGTGAACACTATTGCCCCTTACCTGCTGACTAAAAAACTGCTGCCGTTGCTGGGTGGTTCCGGCAGGGTGGTCAATCTTTCATCTGCTGCACAGGCTCCGCTCAATCCGCAGGATTTGAACGGAGTGAGTGCGCATAATGACGGTATGGCTTATGCCCAGTCCAAACTTGCTTTGACCATGTGGTCCGCGGCCATGGCTGATTCGCTCGGTGCTGACGGTCCGGTGGTGGTGGCGGTGAACCCCGCATCCATGCTGGGTAGCAAGATGGTCAAGGAAGCATACGGCGTAGACGGGGCTGATTTACGCATCGGTGCGGATATTCTGCGTCGGGCAGCTTTGTCCGATGAATTTGCCGCAGCTTCCGGTAAATATTTCGATAATGACTCTGGCCGTTTTTCTTCACCTCATCCTGATGCATCTAATCCGCAGAAATGTGCGGAGGTGGTGAGTGTGATTGAGAATGTGCTGGCCCGGTTTTCCAACTGA
- a CDS encoding DUF6088 family protein: MQVAAQINNYIESVPPGRIITYGDFKDLQETKPQALAKALGRLVKKQVLIRQAKGTFYRPKKTLFGSVGPADEELISFLTRKGDEITGILTGQSVYLQLQIATQVPSVLTIASVAPRRKQGIGKIQVQYVRSYVDEILEADIPLLQLLEALRFIKKAQDCTPDDVVEAIKTRMTVLPQSDLERLVEMAESYPPMVRALCGCLCEGMVKTPDIGSLKGSLNPYTKYKVMVSDTVLKNKKAWGIM; the protein is encoded by the coding sequence ATGCAGGTCGCAGCACAGATAAATAATTACATTGAGTCCGTCCCGCCGGGAAGAATCATTACCTACGGTGACTTTAAGGATTTGCAGGAAACCAAGCCACAAGCTTTGGCAAAGGCTTTGGGACGTCTGGTGAAGAAGCAGGTTCTTATCCGTCAGGCCAAGGGGACTTTCTATCGCCCGAAGAAAACTCTTTTCGGATCGGTTGGGCCTGCTGATGAAGAGCTTATTTCCTTCCTGACCCGCAAAGGGGATGAGATCACCGGAATTCTTACCGGTCAGTCCGTTTACTTACAGCTTCAGATTGCCACACAGGTTCCGAGTGTGCTGACCATTGCCAGTGTTGCCCCTAGAAGAAAGCAGGGTATTGGTAAGATTCAGGTCCAGTACGTGCGTAGCTACGTAGATGAAATTTTAGAGGCAGATATTCCGCTGCTGCAATTGCTTGAGGCTTTACGCTTCATCAAGAAGGCGCAGGACTGCACCCCTGATGATGTGGTTGAAGCGATCAAGACAAGGATGACGGTGCTACCGCAGTCTGATCTGGAAAGGCTTGTGGAGATGGCTGAATCCTATCCTCCAATGGTTCGCGCTCTTTGCGGATGCCTTTGCGAAGGGATGGTTAAAACCCCAGATATTGGCTCCTTAAAGGGTAGTCTGAATCCTTACACTAAGTACAAGGTTATGGTTTCGGATACGGTTTTGAAGAATAAGAAAGCGTGGGGGATAATGTGA
- a CDS encoding helix-turn-helix domain-containing protein — translation MRHDKYDCNQGCPVEATLEVIGGKWKGAILYHLLEKPYRFGELKRTMQNITQHMLTKQLRELEKEGIVNRKVYAQVPPKVEYSVTEYGETLRPLIMMMRDWGQKHFDL, via the coding sequence ATGCGTCACGACAAATATGATTGCAATCAGGGCTGTCCGGTGGAAGCCACTCTGGAAGTCATAGGCGGAAAATGGAAAGGAGCTATTCTTTATCATCTGCTGGAAAAACCATACAGGTTCGGCGAGCTGAAACGGACCATGCAGAACATAACCCAGCATATGCTGACCAAGCAGCTCCGCGAACTCGAAAAAGAAGGAATCGTCAACCGCAAAGTATACGCGCAGGTTCCCCCGAAAGTAGAATACTCTGTAACCGAATACGGAGAAACACTGCGTCCGCTGATCATGATGATGCGTGACTGGGGTCAGAAACATTTCGATCTTTAA
- a CDS encoding MBL fold metallo-hydrolase, whose amino-acid sequence MKIIIHRGTNEIGGSCVVVEHQGTRVLIDAGTPLDDSPASLPENVGDFDAVLISHSHQDHYGLLAQLPPEVPVYIGKVAWNFVQGVSFFKPDGSLLPHKPIFFEAGKPVQIGAIKVLPLMVDHSSPDAFGFLLEAGAKKIYYSGDFRAHGRKGKTFEYLCSHLPKDIDAILLEGTMLCRDNSKYSSENEVEQGVLDAAKAEDGLVCVNFSAQNIDRLVSVYRAAKRSGRIFVVDIYTAWIMRVAQKLSPKIPDMSWDDIRVLSKDRPAGFYYGVIKKNPDYFGRFTHELYKQGTVLTVEDIVTSPSRYLMRLNENYTGYILDRLEGKSATVIYSQWAGYLDNRCTHYNAKAAELRDREDCKFDLIHTSGHAVVEDLKRFVEAVQPQRIIPLHTEYKELYASTFSNVHVLEDGQVLEL is encoded by the coding sequence GTGAAGATTATAATCCATAGAGGGACTAACGAAATCGGCGGAAGTTGCGTTGTCGTCGAACATCAAGGAACGCGAGTTCTTATAGATGCTGGCACTCCTCTTGATGATTCCCCGGCTTCTCTTCCAGAGAATGTTGGGGATTTTGATGCGGTGCTGATTTCGCATAGTCATCAGGATCATTATGGTTTGCTGGCTCAATTACCGCCAGAAGTGCCTGTCTATATTGGGAAGGTGGCTTGGAATTTTGTTCAAGGCGTGAGTTTTTTTAAGCCAGATGGTTCTTTACTGCCCCATAAGCCTATCTTTTTCGAAGCAGGAAAGCCGGTCCAGATTGGTGCTATAAAAGTGCTTCCGTTGATGGTGGACCATTCCTCTCCCGATGCCTTTGGCTTTTTGCTAGAGGCAGGGGCAAAGAAAATATATTACAGTGGTGATTTTCGTGCTCATGGTCGTAAGGGTAAGACATTTGAATACCTTTGCTCTCATTTACCCAAAGATATTGATGCGATTCTTCTTGAAGGGACCATGCTGTGTCGGGATAATTCCAAGTATTCCAGCGAGAATGAAGTAGAGCAAGGTGTTCTTGATGCTGCAAAGGCTGAGGATGGGCTAGTTTGTGTTAATTTCTCAGCGCAGAACATTGATCGACTTGTCTCTGTATATAGGGCTGCGAAGCGAAGTGGAAGAATCTTTGTCGTAGATATTTATACTGCGTGGATCATGCGCGTTGCTCAAAAATTGTCCCCCAAGATTCCTGATATGAGTTGGGATGACATAAGAGTGTTAAGCAAGGATCGTCCTGCTGGATTCTACTATGGTGTGATTAAGAAAAATCCAGATTACTTTGGACGTTTTACTCATGAACTCTATAAGCAGGGAACGGTTTTGACAGTTGAGGATATAGTTACATCTCCCTCTCGTTACCTGATGCGGCTCAATGAAAATTATACAGGGTACATTCTTGATAGACTTGAGGGGAAGTCCGCAACAGTAATTTATTCTCAATGGGCTGGATATTTGGATAACCGCTGCACGCACTATAATGCTAAAGCTGCCGAATTAAGGGATCGTGAAGATTGCAAATTCGATCTTATTCACACAAGTGGGCATGCCGTCGTTGAAGATTTGAAGCGTTTCGTTGAAGCTGTCCAGCCACAAAGAATAATCCCTCTGCATACAGAGTATAAAGAGCTTTATGCTAGCACGTTTTCCAATGTTCATGTTTTGGAAGATGGTCAGGTGCTGGAATTGTAG
- a CDS encoding peroxidase-related enzyme (This protein belongs to a clade of uncharacterized proteins related to peroxidases such as the alkylhydroperoxidase AhpD.): protein MSEAKISRYPVPEFNEMPEDVKETILAFQEKLGFIPNVLTALAHRPEEFRAFIAYNNAVMGKESGLTAAEKEMLIIAHSAHNGCVYCVASHGAVMRLETGDPTISEKVAINYREAGLTDRQVAMCDFAMKLTNDSKSVNETDFEVLRGHGLSGDDIWDIAGIVSFFNLSNRMMSFLAVHPDSEFYVMGR from the coding sequence ATGAGTGAAGCAAAAATCAGCCGTTACCCTGTCCCTGAATTTAACGAGATGCCTGAAGATGTAAAAGAAACCATCCTCGCATTTCAGGAGAAGCTCGGTTTTATCCCTAACGTACTTACCGCACTGGCTCATCGCCCTGAAGAATTCCGGGCATTCATCGCCTACAACAATGCGGTGATGGGTAAAGAGAGCGGGCTGACTGCCGCTGAAAAGGAAATGCTGATCATCGCCCATTCCGCACACAACGGTTGTGTCTACTGCGTTGCATCCCATGGAGCGGTGATGCGTCTTGAAACCGGTGATCCGACCATTTCTGAGAAGGTCGCCATCAATTACCGCGAGGCAGGGCTTACTGATCGTCAGGTCGCTATGTGTGATTTTGCCATGAAACTGACCAATGATTCCAAATCCGTAAATGAGACAGATTTTGAAGTCCTGCGCGGTCACGGTCTTTCTGGTGACGATATCTGGGATATTGCCGGAATTGTGTCTTTTTTCAACCTGTCCAACCGCATGATGAGTTTTCTGGCCGTTCATCCGGACAGTGAATTCTACGTCATGGGACGGTAG
- a CDS encoding site-specific integrase codes for MAKETRHKTKYPGVFYVEKKHELTGKPEKVYFIRYRKHGKQVEEKAGRQHRDDMTPAKASKLRAMKIDGDLPTNDEVRIAKKAEKEAENARWTIDKLWNEYVRQRGEVTKSLKSDINRYNRYLKDGFGNMETGELRTIEIDRLRSDLLKKLSPQTTKHVLALLKRIVNFSIKKGLCAAPDPRVLHFEMPKIDNIKTESMTSKQLKAYWQALDEEEDQNAASLIRLALATGMRRGALFALKWEDVDFEERFITLRGEAAKKGKTEKIPMAQLAYDILKQVEQSESEYVFPGHDGGKRKEFVRIARRVRDKAGLPKDFRPLHGLRHTFASLLASSGKVDLYTLQKLLSHGSPQMTQRYAHLADEALRRAASVADDVLGGGD; via the coding sequence ATGGCAAAGGAAACAAGGCATAAGACGAAATACCCCGGTGTATTTTACGTCGAAAAAAAGCACGAACTGACCGGAAAGCCCGAAAAGGTCTATTTCATCCGCTACCGCAAGCACGGAAAACAGGTTGAAGAGAAGGCTGGACGGCAGCATCGCGACGACATGACCCCGGCCAAGGCTTCAAAGCTGCGGGCCATGAAGATTGACGGAGACCTTCCGACCAACGACGAGGTCCGTATTGCCAAAAAGGCTGAGAAAGAAGCCGAGAATGCCAGATGGACCATCGATAAGCTCTGGAATGAATATGTCCGGCAACGCGGTGAAGTAACCAAAAGTCTGAAGAGCGATATCAACCGCTACAACAGGTATCTAAAAGATGGCTTCGGTAATATGGAAACCGGAGAGCTGAGGACCATCGAGATTGACCGGCTCCGTTCCGACCTGCTGAAAAAGCTATCCCCGCAGACCACCAAACACGTCCTCGCGCTACTCAAGCGCATTGTAAATTTCAGTATCAAGAAAGGGCTCTGTGCAGCCCCCGATCCCCGTGTACTCCATTTCGAAATGCCCAAGATCGATAATATCAAAACCGAGAGCATGACCTCCAAGCAGCTCAAGGCTTATTGGCAGGCCCTTGATGAAGAGGAAGACCAGAATGCTGCTTCGCTTATCCGTCTGGCACTGGCTACCGGTATGCGTCGTGGAGCACTCTTTGCCCTGAAATGGGAAGATGTCGATTTCGAAGAGCGGTTCATTACTCTGCGCGGGGAAGCAGCCAAGAAAGGCAAAACTGAAAAGATCCCCATGGCCCAGCTCGCCTACGACATCCTGAAGCAGGTAGAGCAGAGCGAGAGCGAATATGTCTTTCCCGGCCATGATGGCGGCAAACGCAAGGAGTTCGTCAGGATTGCCCGCAGAGTTCGGGATAAGGCTGGTCTGCCCAAAGATTTTAGACCCCTCCATGGATTACGCCACACCTTTGCATCGTTACTCGCGTCCAGCGGCAAGGTTGACCTCTACACCTTGCAGAAGCTCCTCAGCCACGGAAGCCCTCAGATGACCCAGCGGTATGCCCATTTAGCGGATGAGGCCCTACGGCGGGCTGCGTCTGTTGCGGATGATGTTTTGGGTGGAGGGGATTGA
- a CDS encoding radical SAM protein, with protein MRFEGKVYRPWIEWDSLLIQTTLGCTHNKCTFCNMFRDKRFSIRSLEDIFQDIEESRRFYRNVRSVFLVDGNVLALKTELLLKIINTVKDTFPECEKISLYAGLNDFRRKSVEELKELRVAGLTKAYTGLESGDPVILEGVKKGLTPEQAIEGMAKAKEAGIEVLASFIFGMGGKDRSQEHIEKTVELLNILKPEEIAPMALTVQPGTELEEEIRSGQFIQATPLQMLEEEKYLLENMNFETFYWGDHGNNIVSCKGMFPGIKENSLRKVESAMVANPVAKMDILHNYAW; from the coding sequence ATGAGATTTGAAGGAAAAGTATATCGGCCGTGGATAGAGTGGGACAGTCTGCTCATACAGACCACTCTCGGATGCACCCATAATAAATGTACCTTTTGCAACATGTTTCGCGATAAGCGGTTCAGCATCAGGAGTCTTGAAGACATCTTTCAGGATATTGAGGAATCCAGACGTTTTTATCGCAATGTTCGTTCTGTCTTTCTGGTTGACGGAAATGTGTTGGCCCTGAAGACCGAGCTTCTGCTGAAGATCATCAACACGGTGAAGGATACTTTTCCTGAGTGCGAGAAAATTTCCCTTTACGCCGGACTTAATGATTTCAGGCGCAAGTCTGTGGAGGAACTTAAGGAATTAAGGGTCGCAGGTTTGACCAAAGCATACACCGGGCTTGAATCCGGTGATCCGGTCATTCTTGAGGGGGTGAAAAAGGGGCTGACCCCGGAACAGGCAATCGAAGGTATGGCCAAGGCCAAGGAAGCAGGTATTGAAGTTCTTGCCTCCTTTATCTTCGGCATGGGCGGAAAAGATCGCTCGCAGGAACATATTGAGAAAACTGTGGAGCTGCTTAACATCCTTAAGCCCGAAGAGATCGCCCCCATGGCTTTGACTGTTCAGCCGGGAACCGAGCTTGAAGAGGAAATCCGGTCCGGGCAGTTTATTCAGGCCACGCCGCTCCAGATGCTGGAAGAGGAAAAGTATCTGCTTGAAAATATGAATTTTGAAACATTCTATTGGGGTGATCATGGAAACAACATAGTTTCGTGCAAAGGTATGTTTCCCGGCATCAAAGAAAATTCACTTCGGAAAGTGGAAAGTGCTATGGTTGCCAATCCGGTAGCCAAAATGGACATACTTCATAACTACGCCTGGTAG
- a CDS encoding nitroreductase family protein, producing the protein MLNFKVNEERCIRCGKCITDCPPMCISMQEGDFPVIQDENRCLRCQHCLAVCPTGAISILDLDPDNSIELKYELPTAHSMETLIKGRRSVRKYKKKALETKTITKLLETAWHAPTGTNAQAVLFTATTTAEATEELRKEIYSKLGKLLTDSDFDENDMRFKYLQMAYGAYTNHDVDVILRGAPHILIASAPKTIPLPKEDCIIALTTFDLLAQSMGVGTLWDGMLKWCVDDFFPELAHKLGVPEDHEIGYSMVFGHPSIQYRRTVQRAATEMNLVNRF; encoded by the coding sequence ATGCTCAATTTTAAAGTAAACGAAGAACGCTGCATCAGGTGCGGCAAATGCATTACCGACTGTCCGCCCATGTGTATTTCCATGCAGGAAGGTGATTTCCCGGTAATTCAGGATGAAAACAGATGTCTGCGTTGCCAGCACTGCCTGGCTGTCTGCCCTACCGGAGCTATTTCCATCTTGGACCTGGACCCGGACAACAGCATTGAGCTTAAATATGAACTGCCCACAGCGCACTCCATGGAGACTCTCATCAAGGGCCGCCGTTCTGTTCGCAAATACAAAAAGAAAGCCCTTGAGACAAAAACTATTACCAAACTGCTGGAAACTGCATGGCATGCCCCTACGGGGACTAACGCCCAAGCAGTACTCTTCACCGCCACAACTACAGCTGAAGCAACCGAAGAACTACGCAAGGAAATCTATTCCAAACTGGGCAAACTGCTGACCGATTCCGACTTTGACGAGAACGACATGCGCTTCAAATACCTGCAAATGGCCTACGGTGCCTATACCAACCATGACGTAGACGTTATCCTGCGCGGCGCACCCCATATCCTTATTGCCAGCGCACCCAAGACCATCCCCCTGCCCAAGGAAGACTGTATCATTGCCCTGACGACATTTGACCTGCTGGCTCAGTCTATGGGCGTGGGAACCTTGTGGGACGGCATGCTCAAATGGTGCGTAGATGACTTCTTCCCTGAACTTGCCCACAAACTCGGCGTACCTGAAGACCATGAGATAGGATACAGCATGGTTTTTGGACACCCGTCAATTCAGTACCGGCGCACAGTTCAACGCGCTGCAACTGAAATGAATCTCGTAAATAGATTCTAA
- a CDS encoding phosphatidylserine decarboxylase, translating into MDYIEYIDRKSGEICKETVPGEKWLKWLYHNPLGKLALHGAIKRKFVSQWYGNKMDSPASKDKIPGFIKDLNIDMNEAIRPMEDYGSFNDFFIRELKAEARPIDNTSATIVSPAEGKILAFEGIQGLDSFFVKGQQFSLNKFLQNSMLSKQYEEGTLLIIRLAPVDYHRFHFPADGTISASSPINGDYFSVSPYAVKNMLRVYWENKREYSILKTAKAGNILLCEVGATMVGSIIQSYTPDSEVKKGQEKGCFKFGGSTVIMLLEKGKAQIDADIIKNTQNGFETSIKIGETIATVCD; encoded by the coding sequence ATGGATTATATAGAATACATAGACCGAAAATCCGGTGAAATCTGCAAAGAGACAGTACCCGGTGAGAAATGGCTAAAATGGCTGTACCACAATCCTTTGGGTAAACTTGCGCTGCACGGTGCGATTAAAAGGAAATTTGTATCCCAATGGTACGGTAATAAAATGGACAGCCCGGCATCAAAAGACAAAATTCCCGGATTCATAAAAGATTTGAACATCGACATGAATGAAGCCATCCGTCCGATGGAAGATTACGGTTCGTTCAATGACTTTTTTATCCGTGAACTAAAGGCCGAAGCCAGACCCATTGATAATACTTCTGCCACAATCGTTTCCCCTGCCGAGGGCAAGATTCTAGCATTCGAAGGCATTCAAGGGCTTGATTCGTTCTTTGTAAAAGGACAACAGTTTTCTCTCAATAAATTCTTGCAGAACAGTATGCTCAGCAAACAATACGAAGAAGGCACACTGCTCATCATCCGCCTTGCGCCCGTAGACTATCACCGTTTTCACTTCCCGGCAGACGGAACCATTTCCGCCTCAAGCCCGATTAATGGTGATTACTTCTCAGTATCGCCTTACGCAGTCAAAAACATGCTTCGCGTGTACTGGGAAAACAAAAGGGAATACAGTATCCTTAAGACTGCAAAAGCAGGTAATATCCTACTTTGTGAAGTTGGCGCCACTATGGTCGGTTCTATTATCCAGAGCTACACCCCGGACAGTGAAGTTAAGAAGGGGCAGGAAAAGGGATGTTTCAAATTCGGCGGTTCCACCGTGATAATGCTGCTTGAAAAAGGAAAAGCTCAGATTGATGCGGACATCATCAAAAATACTCAAAACGGCTTTGAAACCAGCATTAAGATCGGCGAAACTATCGCAACAGTCTGCGACTGA
- a CDS encoding methyl-accepting chemotaxis protein: protein MKRFSSIGFRLNLIIALLLVTLSLSITAVNYYEARSSLESQLLNEGLPAKIENIVNVVEKTLLVPAEVLGAAANDPFLREWMEAGEDPSGEDKIFKYSSNLARQLGTSGCNFVSNLSDKYYNFATGKAKKLGPEDSWFAAFGNSNKAVGINVYVDNPDFGSRAFINRRIDKNGKFLGVISTALALDDFVQKVSSMKIGERGMTAMVDPEGLIRLHQDKKAINKLNIRDIKGYENDVSSLLKSKSYQFSYTDENGETWYVVSRYIPELNWYLITKASKSELFAEVNHGLYVTFGVALLFLVFGMAVGALLVRSITTPLKNCVQFADKVAGGDLNATAPKSREDELGLLSGAMVCMVGELNNKISEADEKSNLANSKTDEANKALAEAEEAKEQAFKARSDGLNEAADRLESVVNSLSSTSEELSAQTVEIVRGTDVQNSRMEETAASMEQMNNTVMEVARNSSSAADNANTARNLAVDGQDTVRMRKSLGELGEQADSIGSIIDVINDIADQTNLLALNAAIEAARAGEAGRGFAVVADEVRKLAEKTMAATTEVGSAIHAIQGGTQNNIKEMEGAENAVKQYDELARQAEEALVKNVEVVTSTTDQVSAIATAAEEQSAASEEIGNAVEEVNQISSETAQGMTQTQAAINELTEMASQLREMTEDLRAG from the coding sequence GTGAAACGTTTTTCTAGTATCGGTTTTCGTTTGAATCTGATTATTGCTTTGCTGTTGGTGACATTAAGCTTGTCCATTACCGCAGTAAACTACTATGAAGCGCGGTCAAGCCTAGAGTCTCAATTGCTTAACGAAGGATTACCCGCCAAAATTGAGAATATTGTAAATGTCGTAGAAAAGACATTACTTGTTCCGGCTGAAGTCCTAGGGGCAGCGGCAAACGATCCTTTTCTGCGGGAATGGATGGAGGCAGGGGAAGATCCTTCCGGTGAGGACAAAATATTTAAATATTCATCAAATCTTGCCAGGCAACTGGGAACTTCCGGTTGTAATTTCGTATCCAACCTCTCGGATAAATATTATAATTTTGCGACCGGGAAGGCTAAAAAGTTAGGTCCTGAAGACTCATGGTTCGCCGCATTCGGTAATTCTAATAAAGCTGTAGGGATTAATGTTTATGTCGATAATCCTGATTTCGGTTCCAGAGCGTTTATCAACAGGCGTATAGATAAAAACGGTAAATTTCTCGGGGTTATTTCTACGGCACTTGCCCTTGATGATTTTGTCCAGAAAGTTTCCTCCATGAAAATAGGGGAAAGAGGGATGACAGCCATGGTGGACCCAGAGGGCTTGATCCGGTTGCATCAGGATAAAAAAGCGATCAATAAACTAAATATACGGGATATTAAAGGGTATGAGAATGATGTATCTTCTTTGCTTAAGAGTAAGAGCTATCAGTTTTCATACACCGATGAAAATGGTGAAACTTGGTATGTTGTCTCCCGTTATATCCCGGAGCTGAACTGGTATTTGATTACTAAAGCCAGCAAGAGTGAACTTTTCGCAGAAGTTAATCATGGTTTGTATGTCACGTTTGGAGTGGCACTGCTGTTTCTGGTCTTCGGCATGGCTGTGGGTGCATTGCTTGTGCGCAGTATTACCACGCCCCTTAAGAATTGCGTGCAGTTTGCGGATAAGGTTGCCGGTGGAGATTTGAATGCCACTGCTCCCAAAAGCAGGGAAGATGAACTTGGATTGCTTTCCGGGGCCATGGTCTGCATGGTTGGTGAGCTTAATAATAAAATATCAGAGGCAGATGAAAAGAGTAATCTGGCCAACTCCAAAACTGACGAAGCAAACAAAGCACTGGCTGAAGCTGAAGAAGCAAAAGAACAGGCATTTAAGGCTAGAAGTGACGGTCTTAATGAAGCTGCGGACCGCCTTGAAAGTGTGGTTAACAGTTTGTCTTCCACCAGTGAGGAACTTTCCGCCCAGACTGTTGAGATTGTGAGGGGGACTGATGTTCAGAACTCCCGCATGGAAGAGACTGCGGCCTCCATGGAGCAGATGAATAATACTGTAATGGAAGTGGCCCGCAATTCATCTTCGGCTGCCGATAACGCCAATACTGCCCGAAATCTTGCTGTGGACGGGCAGGATACGGTCCGGATGAGGAAAAGCCTCGGAGAGCTTGGTGAGCAGGCTGACAGCATCGGGAGCATTATTGACGTAATTAACGATATTGCGGACCAGACCAACCTGCTTGCCTTGAACGCCGCCATTGAAGCAGCCCGTGCCGGTGAAGCGGGAAGAGGTTTTGCAGTTGTGGCGGATGAAGTTCGCAAGCTGGCGGAAAAGACCATGGCTGCCACCACGGAAGTAGGTTCGGCAATTCATGCAATTCAGGGTGGTACCCAGAATAATATCAAGGAAATGGAAGGCGCAGAAAATGCTGTAAAGCAGTATGATGAGCTTGCCCGTCAGGCAGAGGAAGCCTTGGTGAAAAATGTTGAAGTTGTTACTTCCACAACTGATCAGGTTTCCGCTATTGCAACTGCTGCAGAAGAGCAGTCCGCAGCCAGTGAAGAGATCGGCAACGCCGTTGAAGAAGTTAACCAGATTTCATCTGAAACCGCCCAAGGCATGACTCAGACGCAGGCTGCAATCAATGAACTGACTGAAATGGCCTCGCAGCTTCGGGAAATGACCGAAGATCTTCGTGCCGGATAA